Genomic DNA from uncultured Desulfuromusa sp.:
AAAAAATATTGCTCCTCAGCCTATGGAAAACACTTTAAAACTCGATAAATATGTTTCTCAAGCCTATATCCATGGGGATAAGAAACCTTATTTAATCGCAATATTGACACCTAACCTGGAAAGATTGATTGAATTTGGTCACGAAAAACACATCAACTATCTGAGTGTTGACGATTTAGTTGCCAACGAACGCGTTCAACAACTATTTGCTGAACGGATTGAACACTTTAATAAAACTCTCCCACCCTATCAAACAATCAAAAAATTCATTTTACTTCCCCGCGAATTTTCTACGGAGGGTGGTGAGTTGACTCCCACAATGAAACTGAAGCGCAAAGAGATTTATAACACCTATAAAGATAAAATCGAATTACTCTATCGGCACAATGGCGAGGGACAAAGCGCCCAGCCGCAATCTGAAAATGGAGGAAAAAATGAGGCAAATTAATCGTGTTGCCGTGCTTGGAGCCGGGGTTATGGGAGCAACTATAGCTGCTCACCTCGCCAACGCTGGTCTGGAAGTTTTAATGCTTGATATCGTTCCCCGAGAACTCACCGGCGAAGAAGAAAAACAGGGATTAGACCTTGAGTCCCCTCAGGTGCGTAATCGCATCGCCAATAAAGGTCTGGCTGATCTGTTAAAAATGAAGCCGGCACCCTTTTATTTGCAGCAGTACGCAGGACAAATCAGCACAGGCAACCTGGATGATGACCTGGCAAAAGTGAAGGAATGTGACTGGATTATTGAAGTCGTTATTGAACACATGCCGATCAAAAAAGATTTGCTGGCAAAACTCATCCCAAACCTGGCAGAAGGGGCCATTGTCTCAACCAATACCAGCGGTCTTTCAGTGAATGAAATGGCCGAGGTTTTACCTGCGGAGATACGCAAAAACTTTCTGGTGACTCACTTTTTTAATCCCCCACGTTATATGCGTCTGCTGGAAATTGTCCCCAGCCAATACACGGACCCTGCCATCGTCTCGGGGCTGGCTGACTTCATCAGCCGAAGACTTGGAAAGGGGATCGTATACGCTAAAGACACCCCCAATTTTATCGCCAACCGAATTGGTGTTTTTTCTATTTTCAATGGCATAAAGCACATGCTCGACCTGGAGATGACGGTTGAAGAAGTTGACAGTGTTGCCGGACCGGCTACGGCAAGACCCGGATCAGCCGCTTTTCGCACCAGCGATCTGGTCGGCATCGATACGTTGGTTCATATCTGTAAAAATACCTATGAATTACTCCCCGATGATGAATGTCGCGAAACCTTCCAGATTCCTGAATTCATGGAACAGATGGTTGCACAAGGGCTTCATGGGAATAAGAGCAAAAAAGGCTTTTACAAAAAAGAGCAAGTTGATGGACGGCGGCAGATCTATTACTACGATTACAACAGTGGCGAATTTAAACCTGCTGAAAAACCGAAATTTGCATCCGTCGTTGCGGTCAAGATGGTTGATGACCCGGCACAAAAAGTCAAAATGGTGGTCAATGGTCAGGATAAAGGGGCGGAATTTGCCTGGCGCTCTTTGCGTGATTCATTGATCTATACTGTCAACCGTATCCCCGAAATTGCTGATGATATTGTCAATATCGACAATGGCATGAAGTGGGGTTTCAACTGGGAAATCGGACCTTTTGAAATGCTTGATGCCATTGGTGTTGAAAGCTTTGTCAAACGGGCGGAAAAAGATGGCATCGCCGTCCCTGAAACCCTGAAAGGGGTCACAAGTTTCTATCGCTACAACGATTCCGGGCAGCAGGAATACTACGATTTACAGGAAAAAAGCTATCACCTGGTACCGCAAAAAGAGGGTCAGATCAACCTGCAGATCCTCAAGAAAACCTCAGGTGTCGTAGAGAAAACCTCCAACTGTTCTGTCGTTGATTTAGGTGATGGCGTATTTGGCCTGGAGTTTCACTCGAAGATGAATTCTATCAGTGGCGATATTCTGGCAATGACCCATAAAGCCATCAAGCGTGCGGAAGACGAAGGTGTTGGCTTGGTGATCGGTAATCAGGGGACCAACTTTTCAGTCGGTGCAAACTTGATGTTGCTGGCCGTGGCTCTGGCTGAAGGAGCCTATGAAGATATCGATCTGAGTGTCCGCGCCTTCCAGAAGGCAACCATGGCAGTCAAGTACGCCAAGGTTCCTGTTGTTGCAGCACCTTTTGGAATGGCTCTGGGCGGTGGTTGTGAGTTTTCCCTCCATGCCGACGCTATCAACGCCTATGCAGAAACCTATATGGGGCTGGTTGAAATCGGGGTCGGACTCATCCCTGCGGGGGGCGGAACCAAAGAGATGTGCCTTCGTGCCGTCGAGCTGGCCAAGCAATACGACACCGATGTCACTCCCTTTATATTCAAGAACTTCCAGCAGATCGGCATGGCAAAAGTCTCCATGGGAGCAGCTGAACTCCAGGGAATGGGCTATATGCGCAATGGCGACAGTGTCAGTATGGACATCGACCGCCTGCTTGCGGATGCCAAACAAAAGGTTCTGGCGCTGGCAACCAATTACCGTCCCCGGAGACCGGCAGAGAACATCCCAGCCCCCGGCAGAAGCATTGCAGCCAGCATCAAAAGTCAGCTTTGGAACATGAAAATGGGTGGTTTTGTCACCGAGTACGAAGCTGAAATGGGCGGAATAATTGCCGATGTCATTACGGGTGGAGACGTCCTTCCGGGAACTCCTATTTCAGAAAACTATCTTCTGCAACTGGAACGGCAGGCATTTCTGAAGTTATGTGGCAATAAAAAAACCGCCGAGCGGGTTCAACATATGCTGAAAAAAGGCAAGCCGCTGCGGAATTAATTTTATAAAACAATCCATTTTGCAGGAGAATTAACCATGAAAACAGCTTATATACTTGCCGCTTACCGCACCCCCGGTTGCCGTGCCAACAAAGGCAAATTTAAAGATATGCGCCCCGATGATCTGGCTGCAGCCGCCCTGGCTGGTTTGATTGAACGCACCAAAATTGATCCGATGAGGATTGATGATGTACTTCTTGGGTGTGCTTTTCCGGAAGGAGAGCAGGGGATGAATGTTGCTCGGGTAGCTGCTCTCAAAGCCGGAATCCCGTACCAGGTGCCGGCTCAGACAATCAACCGCTTCTGCTCCTCAGGGCTGCAAAGCATTGCCTTGGCAGCAGAGCGGATCATGGCCGGTTTTGCCGATTGCATTATTGCCGGGGGAACCGAATCCATGACCACGGTTCCCATGGGAGGAAACAAGTACAGCGCCAACCCCGATCTGGTTTCCAAATGGCCCGAAACATTTGCGTCTATGGGAATTACTGCCGAACTCGTCGCTGACAAGTATCAGATCAGTCGGGAAGACCAGGATGCCTTCTCTGTAGGAAGTCATAAAAAGGCAGCTGAAGCCATTGCTGCCGGACGTTTCAGCGATGAAATCATCCCGGTTGAGATTGAAAAAACAACCCTTGTTCAGGGTAAGGTTCAGAAAACTACCGAACTGGTTTCCATTGATGATGGTGTCCGTGCTGACACAACCCTTGAAGGGTTAGCCAGACTTAAACCTCCATTCAAACAAGGGGGATCCGTCACCGCAGGATCATCATCACAAATGACCGACGGAGCTGCTGCAGCTCTGGTTGTATCTGAAGATTTCCTCAAGGAATTCGGGGGAGAACCGTTGGCCCGTTTTGTCGCTTTTGCAGTGAAAGGTGTCCCACCTGAAATTATGGGGATTGGTCCCATTGAAGCAATACCCGCAGCTTTAAAACTTGCCGGTCTTCAACTCAATGATCTTGGTCTGGTGGAGTTGAACGAAGCTTTTGCAGCGCAATCTCTGGCGGTCATCAGAGAACTTGGATTAAACACTGATATTCTCAATGTTAACGGTGGTGCTATCGCTCTGGGTCATCCCCTGGGTTGTACAGGAGCTAAATTGACGGCAACATTACTCCACGAAATGCAGCGCCGTGAACTCCGTTACGGCATGGTTTCCATGTGTATCGGTGGCGGCATGGGTGCTGCAGGAATTTTTGAAAAACTATAACCGGTGATCTTTGCCAGTGTCGCTGTGGTAGATCGCATCAGCAGTTTTAATTTTTTGATATAACAACGAGGTAACGATTATGGCTGGAAAAATTATGAAGGGTGGCGAATTTCTAATCGCCGAAAGCAACTGTCAGGACATTTTTACTCCCGAAGACTTTACCGACGAGCAACGTTCCATTGCCGAAACCACGGAACAGTTCGTTGAAAATGAAATCATCCCCCATCACGATGAGATAGAAGCTCAAAACTTTGAATATGTGGTCGAAGGGATGCGGAAATGTGGTGAACTTGGCCTGTTAATGATGGACGCCCCGGAAGAGGATGGAGGTCTGGAACTGGATAAAGCTACCAGTATGCTGGTTGGAGAAAAAATATCCACCAGTGGTTCTTTTTCTGTCGCTTTTGCCGCTCACACCGGAATCGGCACCCTGCCGCTGATCTACTATGGAACAGCGGAACAGAAAGCAAAATATCTGGAAAAAATTATTACCGGTGAATGGTGCTCTGCATATTGTCTGACAGAACCCGGCTCTGGAAGTGACGCTCTGGGAGCACAATCTTCTGCGGTTCTTTCTGAAGACGGGAAACACTACATTCTCAATGGCACCAAGCAATACATTACAAATGGTGGTTTTGCCGAACTATTCACGATTTTTGCCAAGGTTGACAAGCAACACTTCACCGCATTTCTGGTAGAAAAAAGTTTTCCAGGGCTGGTTGTCGGCAACGAAGAAAAGAAAATGGGGATCAAAGGAAGCTCAACCACTCAAATCATCCTTGATAACTGTAAAGTTCCGGTAGAGAATGTCCTTGGAGAAATTGGCAAAGGACATAAAATTGCTTTTAATTCTTTGAATATCGGGCGGTTCAAGCTAGGCGCAGGGGTCACTGGTGCAGCAAAAATGGCACTGGCTGAAGGGATTCGTTATGCGAATGAACGCAAACAATTCAATCTCCAGATCTCTTCCTTCGGCGCAATTCAGGAAAAAATTGCCGACTTAACAGCCTCCATCTATACATCAGAATCTTTAGTGTACCGGCTGGCCGGTCTCCTTGATAATAAACTTGCCACGATTGAAAAAGGGGCAGATGACTACTATGACCAATACCTGAAAGGGATAGAAGAGTACGCTCCTGAATGCGGTATTTCCAAAGTTTTCTGTAGTGATGTCCTGGCCAAAACGGTCGATGAAGTGGTGCAGATTCACGGCGGCTACGGATTCTGCAGTGAGTACCCTGCCGAGCGGTACTATCGGGATGAGCGCATTAACCGGATTTTCGAAGGAACCAATGAAATCAATCGGCTGCTGACATCGGGAATGATTCTTAAACGGGCCATGAAGGGAGAGCTTCCCTTGCAGGCAGAATCCATGAAGGCATTTGAAGCGCTGATGACACCTTCATTTGAAGATGTCGATGACTCCATTCCCTTCATTGCCGAAAAGACCACAATTCAAAACCTGAAAACCCTGTTCCTGATTCTTTCCGGAGCCGGGGTGCAAAAATACATGGATAAATTAGCCAACGAGCAGGAAGTACTCATGGCTGCAGCAGATATTGCTATCCAGATTTTTGCCATGGAAAGTGCTGTTCTCAGGGCAGAAAAGATTCTCGAATCATTAAGCCCGGCAAAACAGGAACAACTCCGTGCTGCCGTTAAAATTGCTACATTTAATGCTACCGAAATTGCGGCGAGTGCGGCGAAAAAAGGAGCATACATGGTCGAAGAAGGGGACACCTTGACGATGATTCTCTCCGGTGTCCGGCGCTTCACCAAATATGATGCCACCGGTCTGTTACAGGCGAAACGCACTCTGGCGGCGGCAGCTATTGAAGCTGAAAAATATATTTTTTAACTCTGAATCAACGAGGCGGGCATAGGGGCCCGCCTCTATAATCTTTTATTTTTCTTTTTGTGTAGGGGAGCCTCCCTGTAGGCTCCCGGGTTTCATTTTGAGCAATAAAAAATATATGACCCCAATACAACATACCATCAATACCGAATATGTCGTCGGCCCGGTCCATTGTTACAGCACTGAAATCAATGGCGAACTGATCCTCTTTGATACCGGGCCACCGACAGATGAAGCCAAACACTATCTGCAAAAAAATCTGGATTTTGACCAGCTTAAACACGTCATTGTCACTCACTGTCACATAGACCACTATGGATTAGCCAACTGGCTGGGTCACGAAACCGATGCCACCATCTACCTCCCATTCCGGGACCATCTCAAAATCACCCACCATGCAGAACGTTTAGAACTGATGTATGACCTGATGTTGCAGATAGGTTTTGAAGCTGCTTTTTTAGATCGCTTTCGAGAGAATATGGACGACGGTACTGTTTTTCCCCCCTTACCGGAAAAGTTTAAAATTATAGAGGAACACCTGCCGCCACAACTGGGATTAACGGCGCTATCCTGTCCCGGACATTCTCAAAGCGATATGGTTCTGATTGCTGAGAACTGGGCGGTGACCGGGGATGTCATGCTGCAAGGGATTTTTCAGACCCCTTTGCTGGATGTTGACCTGTTAACCGGAAAGCGTTTTCTCAACTATGCAGCATACTGTAAAAGCCTTACCAAGCTGGTAACATTACGGGAGAAAAAAATCCTGCCCGGTCATCGAGAGACAATTGAAAGTGTTAACAGTTGCCTGCTTTTTTATATCAGCAAACTCCTCGTGCGGGCAGGACATATTAACAAACTGCCATTAAGCATGACGGCAGCCGAAATCGTCATGCAACTCTTAAAAGATGAGACCAAGCACCCTTTTATCAGCTATTTGAAGGCTTCTGAAATTGTTTTTCTGCGCGATTTTCTAGCTCAACCGGAACTCCTGAAAGACACATTGATCAATATTGGTCTCTATCCACAGGTTGCAGATATCTATTCCCATGCGGTTTCCTAATAAGCCGATAACAGGATATTACGATGAAAACAGACCGACTCTTTGATCCCATCTCAATTGGTCATCTCACCTTGAAAAACCGGATTTTGATGCCGGCAATGCATTTAAACATGTGCCGAAAATTTGTTGTCACTGACCAGCTGATCAATTTTTATGCTGCAAGAGCGAAAGGCGGTGCCGGGCTTATCAGTGTCGGCTACGCGACGGTCGATGAACTTTCTGGCTTGCCCGGAAATATTGGTGCTCATGACGATGCGTTTATTCCCGGGTTGACAAAGTTAGCGACAGCTATCAAAAGAGAAGGTGCTGCAGCCTGCCTTCAGCTCAATCACGCTGGTCGGTATAACTTTTCCATGTTTCTTGGCGGGAAAAAGCCGGTTGCCCCTTCTCCCATACCGTCAAGATTAACCGGAGAAACACCACGAGAACTAGAGCTTGATGAAATTCCTGCCATCATCCAACATTTTGTCGATGCTGCAAAACGGGTTCAATCCTCTGGCTTTGATGCTGTAGAAATTTTGGCGGGCACAGGATATCTCATCAGTGAATTTCTTTCTCCTCTGACCAATAAACGCAAGGATCAATACGGAGGGAGTCTGGAAAACCGGATGCGTTTTGGCCTGGAAATTATCCGGGCGGTTAAAGCAAAGACAGGCGACAGCTTTCCGCTCATGGTCAGAATCAACGGCAACGATTTTATGCCGGACGGCATCGGTCGGGAAGAATTAAAAACATTCTCAATCGAGCTGGTTAAAGCAGGGGCTGATGCTCTCAGCATCAATGTCGGGTGGCACGAAGCCCAGGTCCCACAGATAGTCACCAAAGTTCCCCGTGGAGTTTTTGCCTATCTCGCTAGAGATATCCGCCAACTTGTTAATGTTCCGGTCATTGCCGGCCACCGAATCAATGACCCGGATATTGCACGCCAACTGATCGATGCCGGGTACTGCGATATGGTTGCTATGGGGCGCTCTTTAATAGCGGATCCCCAGCTTCCAAATAAAGCTTACAAACAACAGGAAAATAAGATTATCCACTGTGTCGCCTGTGCTCAGGGTTGTTTCGATAATTTGTTTAAGATGAAATCGGTCGAATGCCTTTGCAACCCCAGAGTTGGCAAAGAAGTGGAAACACAAGTGAAAACAACAGATCAACCGCGCAAGGTCGTTGTTGTCGGTGGTGGAGCCGCAGGAATGAGTGCTGCGATTGCTGCGGCTGAGCAAGGACATGATGTTGTTCTGCACGAAAGACATATCAAGCTTGGAGGTCAACTCCACATTGCTGCGGCACCTCCCGGTCGGGAAGAATTTTCAATTCTCAGCACTGATTTACAACAGCAATTAGCCGACTTAAAGGTCCAGGTCATTCTCAATTCAAGGGTAGATGCTCAACTTTTTTCTGAAAACAAACCAGATATTCTCTTTCTGGCAACCGGGGGTGAACCCGTTATCCCTGAAATCCCAGGTGCTGAACTCCCTCATGTCATTCAAGCATGGGATGTTCTTGCAGGACAACGGGTTGAAGGAGAAAAGATAGCAATCATTGGTGGTGGCGCGGTTGGCATTGAAACAGCGCTGTTTCTGGCTGAACAGGGAACACTGTCAGGAGATGAATTGAAATTTTTACTGGTTCATCACGCGGAAACGACAGAGGAACTTTATCGCCTTGCGACAATTGGCAACAAGCAGATAACCTTAATTGAGATGGTCGACAAGCTGGGAACCAATTTCGGCAGATCTACCCGCTGGAGCATGTTGCAGGACGTCAAGCGTGCTGCCATCACCACCCATACCGAAGCAAAAGTGTTAGAGATCACCCCATCGGGAGTCATCATTGAGCAATCGGGAAAACGGCATGAAATTGAAGCAGAAACAGTCATTCTTGCCGTAGGAACCAGATCATATAATCCTCTGCAAAAAATAGCTGCTGATCAACATATCCCCTGTCAGATCATTGGTGATGCCAAACAACCGGCAATGGTTTTTGATGCCATTCATCAGGGATTTGATGCAGGTCATAACCTCTCTTAGCAAAGGGAACAGATAGTGGAAAATAGAAGCGGACAAGTGACAACAAAAAAAGACCAGGGGATTTTGCACATTGGAATTCAGAGGCCGGATAAAAAAAATGCTCTGACTCTTGCTATGTACGATGCCTTGACCACAGCCCTGAATCTTGCAGAAGATGATAACCAGATTCGGGTCGTCCTGCTCCACGGCACGGAAAGCTGCTTTACCAGCGGGAATGATTTACATGACTTTGCAAAAAATCCACCTCAGGGTGAAAACAGTCCTGTTTTCCGTTTCCTGCGCGCAATCAGTCAAGCCAGGAAACCCTTGATTGCTATGGTCAGTGGTGCAGCTGTTGGAATCGGCACGACGATGCTTCTTCACTGTGATCTGGTTTATGCTGACGAGACGGCCAGGTTTCAGCTTCCATTTGTCAACCTTGGACTTTGCCCTGAAGCGGCATCAAGCTATCTGTTGCCAAAGCTGGTGGGATTTTTACATGCCTCAGAAATATTACTTCTCGGTGAAACCATTGCCGCTGATAAAGCCTTGGAACTCGGTCTTATCAATTCCATCTTTCCCAGCACTGATTTATCCCAGCAAGTCAGAAACAAAGCGCTCCAACTGGCGGCACAACCTCCAGCCTCAGTCCGTTTAACCAAATCTCTGTTGCGAGAACAACAGGCTCAACAGATCTCTGAGGTCATGAGCAAAGAGGGAAAATTATTTCTGCAACAACTCGCCAAACCTGAAGCACAGGAAGCAATCAAGGCTTTTTCTGAAAAAAGAAAAGCGGATTTTTCACAATTTTCTTAACCCTGACAGCAGGAGATCCCAGCTGCAAAGAGGTCATTATTTACAGGAGAAACAATGGGACACCACGTCGGCAGTAAAAACAGTATTGTTCCCCTGATTGATCGCTTAAATAAATACCCTGTCGGATTGCCGGATAGTGACAAACTCCGGGAAATTCTATCGCTGCTGTTTGCTGAAAATGAAGCCTTTATTGCCTCCCGCTTTCCTCTTCAAGAAGCGACGCTGGAAGAACTGACAAAAGCAACCGCCATTCCAGCTGAAGATCTGTTGCCGCAATTAGAACGGATGTGTGACAAAGGTCTGGTCATGGACCTCCCTTACGAAGGAGAGGTCTATTATCTGTTGATGCCCGGATTGATCGGTTTCTTTGAATTCACCTTCATGAAGAATCGAACCGATCTCCCCAAAGAAAAAATTGCTCGGCTGATGCAGGAGTACATGCATGAAAATCCGCGCAACGGAATGGCAAAAGAATTTTTTGACAGCAAAACGCCACTGACCCGCGCACTCCCTTATGAGGATAAAATACCGGTCTCTTCTACAGTCACCAGCTATGAAAATGCTCGGGAAATCATTAATAATGCCGGTTATGGAGCTGTCGGTCTTTGTTATTGTCGGCATAAAAAGCACCATTTGGGAGAAGACTGTCAAAAGGGAGCCCCGATGGAAGATATTTGTATCTCCCTCGGTACAGGAGCGAAATTCCTGGTCCGGCGCGGTTTTGCAAAAGAGCAAACACCGGAACAGCTGCTGGAGATTCTGGACCGTGCCCGAGCCCTCAACCTCACCCATATCACCGACAATATTCGTCAGAAACCTTCATTTATCTGCAACTGCTGTTCATGCTGTTGTGAGTTGTTGGCTGGTGTTCAAGCCGGTTATACCGATGGCATTGCCAAAGCTCCATTTATTCTTCAAATTGATGAAAACCTTTGCAATAGTTGCGGGCTTTGTGTTCAGGCCTGCAACGTTGCAGCCTTGGAAGTTGTCGCGGCAAAACAACCCGTGCGATTGCAAAAACAGGTTTGCCTTGGTTGTGGCGCCTGTATCTCCGTCTGTAAGCAGAAGGCTTTGTCTATGGTCGCGCGGGAAAAAACCTATCTCCCTCCGCTGAATCGCACTGAAATGATGAAAAAGCGCCTTTTTGAACGAGGCCGAGCAACCCCATTTATAGTAAGCGGTATAAAGAAAAAAATTAAAAAACTGATCAAAGGAAAACCTGAAAGGACCAACCGTCCCTAAATTGATAAAGGTCGTCGATGTCTGCGGTTACGATCCTCAACAAATGCACTGGATGTGGAGCTTGCGTAGTCGTTTGTCCAGTCTCTGCATTGACCCTGGATACTGAGCATCCGGATGGTACCGGGCGAAAAAAAGCTGTTGTCAATAACAATCTATGTTACAACTGTGGCACCTGTTTTTCTGCTTGTCGGCATCAGGCTCTTATCTTTTTTCTTGGGGAGGAAAGATGAAACGTTTAATCTCAGGTGCTTTTATTCTCCTTGGTGTCATGCTGCCCGTGAACACCACTGCAGAATCATTGACCTTCTCCTACATTGAGAGACCTCCTTACTATTTTACTTCACCTTCGGGAGCTGCTGACGGTTTCCTGGTTACAAGAACAAAGAAAATTCTACAAGCAGCAGGGATAGAAGCTCAATTCCTCTCTCTAACTCCAAATAAAATTAATTATATTCTCCGCTACGCAAATGTTCCCCATTGCTCAATCGGCTGGTTTAAGAAGCCGGAGCGGGAATTATTTGCAAAATTCACAAAACCTATCTACCAAAATCAACCGCTCGTTATCCTGACCACCAAAGAAAGAAAAAAACACTTCAAAGACGCTAAAACATTAGCGGAAATCTTCACCAACAGAGCGCTGACAATTGCGCGAATGGGTTCCTTTTCCTACGGGACTTACGTTGATCAACTCCTTGAAAAGCTCTCCCCTAAAAGCCGGTTTTATTCTAAAAAACAGTCCAGCTTACTTCAGGCTCTGCATGCGAACCAGGCTTCATACATGTTAATTGCACCTGAGGAAATTGAACAGATAATTTTGACAGCTAAATTACCGGCAGAAGAATTTGTCAAAATCCCTCTGGAAGAAATTCCACATGGAAATTTACGCTATTTAATGTGTGGCCATGCCGTCAGTGATAACTTGATGGCACAGTTGAACTCTGCCATAGCCAAATTATATCCAACGATGGATTAATCTTTCATCCAAAACCATATTTAATCCGAAACTCAAGACCCATTTTTAAGACGATGGGATGACATGAAAAAACAATGTTATAGCAATGGAACCAGTTGACCATGAAGTCACGCTCATGCTACATATGCGAGGTTTTCACTTTTAATGTTAGATTTCCCGCAAATTAACCCGTGAGTAGTCAAACCTTTTATTGGAGTCTGATGCCATGAATTCCCAAAAGAGAACGATTCTTAGTCACAAACGGCAGAGCAATCCCTGGATGAAATATCTCATGCTCAGTTTTTTCATCCTGACCGCTTCAGCAACATCCGTCTTTGCTTCTGCAGAGGCAAGCAGTGAACCACAAAATATGACCGGGACTGTGTACGGTATATTTGCATTATTACTCTTTGTTGCAGCCTATTCTCTGGTTATTTTTGAGGAACAACTCCATTTGCGGAAAAGTAAACCCGTCATGCTGGCAGCAGGAATCATCTGGATTCTTGTTGCCCTGGCATATATTGGCATAGGCGATACCCACACCGCTCATAATGCCATCAAACATAACCTCATTGAATATGCAGAATTATTTCTGTTCCTCCTTGCAGCAATGACCTATATCAATGCCATGGATGAGCGCAATGTGTTTCAATCCTTGCGTTCCTGGCTGGTCAGCCGCGGTTTTACCTTACGG
This window encodes:
- a CDS encoding transporter substrate-binding domain-containing protein, whose amino-acid sequence is MKRLISGAFILLGVMLPVNTTAESLTFSYIERPPYYFTSPSGAADGFLVTRTKKILQAAGIEAQFLSLTPNKINYILRYANVPHCSIGWFKKPERELFAKFTKPIYQNQPLVILTTKERKKHFKDAKTLAEIFTNRALTIARMGSFSYGTYVDQLLEKLSPKSRFYSKKQSSLLQALHANQASYMLIAPEEIEQIILTAKLPAEEFVKIPLEEIPHGNLRYLMCGHAVSDNLMAQLNSAIAKLYPTMD
- a CDS encoding 4Fe-4S binding protein, yielding MGHHVGSKNSIVPLIDRLNKYPVGLPDSDKLREILSLLFAENEAFIASRFPLQEATLEELTKATAIPAEDLLPQLERMCDKGLVMDLPYEGEVYYLLMPGLIGFFEFTFMKNRTDLPKEKIARLMQEYMHENPRNGMAKEFFDSKTPLTRALPYEDKIPVSSTVTSYENAREIINNAGYGAVGLCYCRHKKHHLGEDCQKGAPMEDICISLGTGAKFLVRRGFAKEQTPEQLLEILDRARALNLTHITDNIRQKPSFICNCCSCCCELLAGVQAGYTDGIAKAPFILQIDENLCNSCGLCVQACNVAALEVVAAKQPVRLQKQVCLGCGACISVCKQKALSMVAREKTYLPPLNRTEMMKKRLFERGRATPFIVSGIKKKIKKLIKGKPERTNRP